ATGCAACGTATTTTAATTGTTGATGATGAACCAAGTGTGGTCGATGTAGTACGTTCGCGCTTTGAGCGCGAAGGCTTTGCAGTGGGCGAAACTGGCTCAGGCGAAGATGCCTTGGTACGCTTGCGCAACGAAACCTATGATCTATTGATTTTGGATATTGGCTTGCCTGGAATCGATGGCTTTGGGGTGTTACGCCAAATGCGAGCCGAAGGCTTTGAGCAACCAGTCATTATGCTAACTGCCCGTGCCGATGAGGTTGATCGGGTCGTCGGTTTGGAGTTGGGCGCTGACGATTATGTGGTGAAACCATTCTCCCCTCGCGAACTAGTAGCCCGAGTACGGGCATTGTTGCGGCGTACTGCCGAGGCTAGCCGTTTGCGCCAACAGATTGGTGATGCCGCGCCAACTTCAAGTGGCTTGCAGCTTGATAATGCTCGTCGCCGCGCTACCTTCCGCGATGTGCAATTAACCTTGCGTCCCAAAGAATTCGATTTATTGGCCTATTTGGCTTCGCACCCAGGCCAAGTATTTACCCGTGAAGTGTTGCTAGGACAAGTTTGGGGCTACGATGAATATGTTGATGCCCGCACCGTCGATGTGCATATTCGGCGCTTACGCTCGAAATTAAGCGAGATCGATGCTGAATCGAATTTGATTCAGACTGAATGGGGTATTGGTTATCGCTTTATCGAAGGCTAAAATTCTTGCCCCTCTCCCACAACAAGTAGGAGAGGGGTATTTCGATTCAATTAGGGCTGGCAATATTCAGCATTTTGGGTGACGCTCTCAACTTTAACCGTGGTTTTAGCCCACACCACAAATTCGCTTAAACCAACTTCGCTAGCCTGATTGCCCCAATCGTAGGTGTAGCCTAGGCGTGTCCAAGGGTAGCCATTCTTGGGATCATACGAGAGGCTGCGTTGGAGATTGAACCAATCGCGGCTAAATTCATAATCTTGTTGCGAAGAGAAGGCGCTTGGCTCAGGCATTTCGAGTTGGGCAATGCTATCGCTAATTTCAGGGTCGGGGCTGGGCCGAAACAGATCTTCGGCTGGAACCCACAAATGCACAATCCGATTTTTGCCGTTGTTGGCAGGCAAGCCCAGCAATTGCTCCAAACGTAACGTCAATGGTACATCGCTAGTTGGGACGTAGGCTTTGCAGAAGTTTTGCATTTCGGGCACGGCGGTCACCCAAGTTTCGCGGGTGGTCGTGGTTTCTTGGCCTACCAAACTATCGTAACCATTCCACGATGTCCAAGTTGCCACCAACACTCGGCCTGTTGCTTCATCCCACACGAGGTTGCTATTGCTGGGATCGACGATCGTCAGCTTATCTGAGATTTCGCTGGGTTCGGCAATTTCGGCATCGCTGACTGCTGCCCGAAAGCGCCGTTCAAGTTCGGCTTGCTCTGGCGTAAAGGTGGCAGTTGGGGAGGCCTCAGTGGTTGCAGTCGTAGCAGGCGGATTGGTCGCGGCAACGGTTGGCTCACTTGTAGCAACTGGAACCTCGGTTGGTGCGGTTGTGGCGGTGGCGGTTGGCGGTGGCACAGTTGCTAAGGCAATTGTCCGATCCTCGGTTGTGCTTGCCCCACAGGCTGCCAAGATTGGCAAGATCAAGCCAACTGCTTGAAATTTCGCCCAGCGGCGTGCCCATAAACCTTGAGCCATGTGCATACTCCTTCCTAAAACAAGAATCCCAAATCAATTGACCCAAGTGCAAAAAAACATAGTGGGTCAATCAAACAAGAGCATAGCGAGCTGCTGGGTAGCTGCAAGGAAGGGTCTAACAATCCACAGCATCTTACATTGGCTAGTATACAGATCTGTCAAGACGATTGGCGTTGTTTGATTAGCTCAATCATGGCGGCGGCGCTTGGTTCTGAGCTTGCCGCTAAACCTGCGATTACGCCTTGTTGGTTGGCTTGCGGCTGATTTTGGCTAACTTTCCATTTGCCGAGCAAGCGGGTAATTGGAATCGCAATACCAACAATCGCTTTGAGCAGGGCTTCGGTATAGTCGTGTGGTGCATCAGCAACCTGCCACTGATGCTCAAAACTGGCTTCGTTGTGGTTGGTCAGCCGCTCAAGCTGTTGGCGCAACCATTGTGGGTCGTCGATCACCTGCAAAGGGCCATAGGCGTGGGCCACAGCATAATTCCAAGTTGGCACAACCTTACCAGTTTGAGCTTTGCTGGCATACCAACTTGGCGTGATATAGCTATCAGTTCCATGAAAAATCGCCAAAACTTCCTGTTGCGAATGCTGCTCCTGCCACATGCGGTTAGCCCGCGCCACATGGCCATAGAGTGTGCCAAATTCACCCGCTTGAGGATCGAGGTACAACGGAATATGGTTAGCATTGATGCCTTCAGCGCCAATCGTAATAATCGTCGCCAAAGGTTGGCGTTGGATTAATTCATGCAATACATCGGGATTTGGCTCGGCAAAATGTTTGGGAATATACATGATTATGCCTCTTTCAATGTTTGGAGCATATTGGCATCGCGCAGCAAAAGCCAGCCATGGGCATGTTTTTGCCATAACGAAAAGCTATCACCAGTTCGTACAAGCGGCGGTTTGCCATGCTGCGGCTGAATCTGCACCCGCAACTGATTCCAGCAGGTTGCCCATTTGCCATTAAGTTTAATTTCTTGAATTTCAAAATCGATTTTGAGTTTGAATTGACTCAAGCCAGCAGAAGCAGCTATAAAGGCTGGCTTGCCGCGCATCGGCGCTTGACCAGCTACCAAAAAAATTACATCATCATCCAACAAGGGCAAAATCTTGCTTACCTCGCCAGCTTCGGTCGCCTGAATCCAGGTTGTGACCAATTCGCGCAGGATCATCTGATCGTCGAGCATCGCTTCCTCCTTGATTACGCCAATTATGCCAATGAAACTCAGCTGATTGTACCGCCCAACGACTGAACATTGCAGTGTTAAACAATTTGCATTCTTGCAAGGGTAGGTTTTTAATAATGATTGGGTAGAATTTGCCGTTGATTGGTCAGCCCTCACCCCCTAGCCCCCTCTCCCGCCGCCGTGGGAGAGGGGTTGGGTGAGGGCTGACCAAACCTATTCTGTAAGCCCGCCTCAAGGCGGGGACCGAAGGGTGTTTTCATCCCCCTGCACCCCCTAAATGACAATAAATGGAGAGGTATAGAATCATAATCAAGCAGAAATTAATTATTTCTAGCCAGCAACCATGTGATCGAGATTGATTATGTCATCGAATTATGCTTAAACAAGTAAGCCAGTTGATTAGTCTCAACTGGCTTGAACCATGGCCGATCAATTAATTTTAGAGTTGCTGGACAATCGCAATTGCAAAGCCATCGTAGCCTTTGCTGCCCACAGTTTGCAGGGCTGTCGCCGTCAGCTTGGAGTTCGAAGCTAAATCATCAAACAACTGGCGGGTTCCTTGAATCGCTGGGTCTGGATTGCTGGGATCGATGACTGCACCGTTGCGCACCACATTATCGCCAATAATCACCGTGCCAACATGGGCAAATTTGAGTGCCCAAGCCAAATAGTGCGGGTTATTGGGCTTGTCAGCATCAATAAAAATCAGATCGAATGGCTCAATCTTTTCTTCGGCCAACTGAGCTAAACTATCGAGCGCTGCGCCAACCCGAACTTCAACCTTTTGGCTCAGGCCTGCCTTAACGATATTGGCTTTGGCAACCTCAGCGTGATGCGGCTCATATTCCAAGGTAATCAATTTGCCATTGGCTGGCAAAGCGCGAGCCAACCAAATTGAGCTATAACCACCCAGCGTGCCAATCTCTAAAATGCGTTTAGCCCCACACATCAGCGCAAACAGATGCAGCAATTTGCCTTGATTGGGTGCAACATTGATTGGTGGTAAGCCAGCGTCGGCA
This sequence is a window from Herpetosiphon gulosus. Protein-coding genes within it:
- a CDS encoding response regulator transcription factor, translated to MQRILIVDDEPSVVDVVRSRFEREGFAVGETGSGEDALVRLRNETYDLLILDIGLPGIDGFGVLRQMRAEGFEQPVIMLTARADEVDRVVGLELGADDYVVKPFSPRELVARVRALLRRTAEASRLRQQIGDAAPTSSGLQLDNARRRATFRDVQLTLRPKEFDLLAYLASHPGQVFTREVLLGQVWGYDEYVDARTVDVHIRRLRSKLSEIDAESNLIQTEWGIGYRFIEG
- a CDS encoding O-methyltransferase is translated as MNQTMWDAVDQYISDRLVQADPALDAALQASADAGLPPINVAPNQGKLLHLFALMCGAKRILEIGTLGGYSSIWLARALPANGKLITLEYEPHHAEVAKANIVKAGLSQKVEVRVGAALDSLAQLAEEKIEPFDLIFIDADKPNNPHYLAWALKFAHVGTVIIGDNVVRNGAVIDPSNPDPAIQGTRQLFDDLASNSKLTATALQTVGSKGYDGFAIAIVQQL
- a CDS encoding DUF4440 domain-containing protein → MLDDQMILRELVTTWIQATEAGEVSKILPLLDDDVIFLVAGQAPMRGKPAFIAASAGLSQFKLKIDFEIQEIKLNGKWATCWNQLRVQIQPQHGKPPLVRTGDSFSLWQKHAHGWLLLRDANMLQTLKEA
- a CDS encoding FMN-binding negative transcriptional regulator; the protein is MYIPKHFAEPNPDVLHELIQRQPLATIITIGAEGINANHIPLYLDPQAGEFGTLYGHVARANRMWQEQHSQQEVLAIFHGTDSYITPSWYASKAQTGKVVPTWNYAVAHAYGPLQVIDDPQWLRQQLERLTNHNEASFEHQWQVADAPHDYTEALLKAIVGIAIPITRLLGKWKVSQNQPQANQQGVIAGLAASSEPSAAAMIELIKQRQSS